From a region of the Xyrauchen texanus isolate HMW12.3.18 chromosome 39, RBS_HiC_50CHRs, whole genome shotgun sequence genome:
- the LOC127632389 gene encoding nuclear receptor subfamily 0 group B member 1-like, with amino-acid sequence MDVSERKTQHILNNSTCSTSSMAYNDSSCHCDSERRQNSILYSILKNDSQSAQLGNQPRTPRLAVSMHACACGSKRKVSLRSPQTTCKSTSAVLVKTLKFVMNVPCFRELPVDDQHTLVRSSWAPLLVLGMAQDRIDFETSEAPEPSMLQRILTSGQDKQENQINVNAGVALTDVQGIKMFLRKCWGLDISTKEYAYLKGAILFNPDVVGLQCQHHIQALQSEANQALNEYVKMIHRGDSARFAKLFLTLSILRSINANVVAGLFFKPVIGAVNMEELLLEMFYGK; translated from the exons ATGGACGTCTCCGAGCGTAAAACTCAACATATTTTGAACAACAGTACCTGTAGCACGAGCAGCATGGCTTACAATGACAGCAGTTGCCACTGCGACAGCGAGAGAAGACAAAACAGCATCTTGTACAGCATTTTAAAGAACGACAGTCAGTCTGCGCAACTTGGGAACCAGCCCAGGACCCCGAGGCTCGCCGTCTCCATGCACGCTTGTGCGTGCGGATCCAAGAGGAAGGTATCTCTGCGCTCCCCTCAGACCACGTGCAAATCCACCTCCGCGGTTCTAGTGAAGACCCTGAAGTTCGTTATGAACGTGCCGTGCTTTCGGGAGCTGCCGGTGGATGACCAGCACACGCTGGTGCGGAGCAGCTGGGCACCTCTGCTGGTGCTCGGGATGGCGCAGGACAGGATCGACTTTGAGACCTCGGAGGCGCCCGAGCCGAGCATGTTGCAGCGGATTTTAACGAGCGGACAGGACAAACAGGAGAACCAGATTAATGTGAACGCGGGAGTGGCGTTGACTGATGTTCAGGGTATTAAAATGTTTCTGAGGAAGTGCTGGGGACTTGATATAAGCACTAAGGAGTACGCGTATTTGAAAGGAGCCATTCTGTTCAACCCAG ATGTTGTAGGGCTGCAGTGTCAACATCACATCCAGGCCCTGCAGAGCGAGGCGAACCAGGCCCTTAATGAATATGTCAAAATGATTCACCGTGGGGACAGTGCAAGATTCGCCAAACTCTTCCTCACGCTCTCCATACTGAGATCCATCAACGCCAACGTGGTGGCCGGTCTCTTCTTCAAACCGGTCATCGGAGCGGTCAACATGGAGGAACTTCTTCTGGAGATGTTTTATGGAAAATAA